Below is a window of Candidatus Edwardsbacteria bacterium DNA.
GGTTATGTTTATGATTATTGACTGTCGAAACCGTTGCCCGGGGCGGCGATTGGCCGGTTTATTCACGGGTCCCCTTGGGCAGGGTTAGGGCAATTTCTTTTTCCTCGGTATTTTCACCGGGCTTTTCCGGCATACCTTGTTCATCCTCAGGTGATCGTCGCTGACCATGCTGTCCTGGTTGGCCCATTGGGTGATATGCTTAAGAAGGATCGGGACGTATTCATTGGCGGCGGCGGCGGACAGCCGGTAGTTGACCCATAGGGTGTCCCGTTTGTCCTCAACCAGTCCCGCAT
It encodes the following:
- a CDS encoding metalloregulator ArsR/SmtB family transcription factor, with protein sequence MKNLVKVFKALGDKNRIRILKMLQDNPRSVNELTTVLGISQPSVSRHLRQLKDAGLVEDKRDTLWVNYRLSAAAANEYVPILLKHITQWANQDSMVSDDHLRMNKVCRKSPVKIPRKKKLP